GGCTGGGTGGCGACTGATCTCTGGCGCCGCCACGCTGAAGGCCTCCGGCGGGAACTCGAGGTCCAGACCGACGAGCAGGCGCGTGAGTTGGCGAAGAAGAAGAACGCGCTCGGCCGCATGGGCAAGCCGGAGGAATTAGCTAGCGCCATCGCATTTCTATGCTCGGAGCGTGCGAGCTACATCACGGGTGTCTCGCTCAATCTCGACGGGGGACGTCTCAAGGGACTCTGGTAGGGGCGCGGTCCGTGGATCTCTGCCCGTCGGACCGCGACCTGATCGACGGTGGCCACGGCCGTCAGTGTCCGTCTGAGGAGCGGGGTAATAGATCGCCGCCTCCGAGCGGGCGAGGTACTTCTACGGGGCCGACGCCGGCGTCGGTCGCCGGCGGACGATTTCCTGAGGCAGTCCAGATGATCGAACTGCGCGGTATCCGCAAGTTGTTTGGTCGGGGCGGTCGTGAGGTCTGCGCGGTCGACGGTGTCGACCTAACCATCGCGGCGCACTCGATCGTGGCGCTGATTGGACCGTCGGGCTGTGGAAAATCGACCCTCCTCAACATGACCGCGGGGCTCTACAAGCCGAGCGGAGGCCAGATCCACTACGACGGGCATCTGGTCACTGACGTGAACACTGACGTCGGGTACATGACTCAGAAGGACAACCTGCTGCCCTGGCGGCACGTCCTGGACAACGTTGCGCTCCCCCTGGAATTGGCGGGGCACCCACGCGACGAGCGCTACGCGGCGGCCGGCCGGCTTCTGAAACAGGTCGGGCTTGACGGCTTCGAGACGAAGTTCCCGAGTGAGCTGTCCGGAGGAATGAGGAAGCGCGTCGCCCTGGCGCGCATGCTCCTCTACGAGCCGCGGACGCTCCTTCTCGACGAGCCCTTCGCGGCACTGGACGCTCAGCTGCGCATCGCGATGCACGATCTACTGCTGCGCTTGTGGGGCGAACGGCGACAGACCATCGTCTTGGTCACGCATGACCTGATGGAGGCAATCACTCTCGCTGATCGTGTTGTTGTGTTCACGCGGCGGCCGGCGCGCGTCGCACTGTGCCAGGACATACCGTTGAGCCGTCCCCGCGACGTGCAGGAGATCCGCTTTACCCCCGAATTCCATGACATCTACAGCGCTCTCTGGGAGCGGCTCCGCGAAGAATATGACGAGGGCAGACTCTGACATGGTCGAGATCACGCCATCGCTCGCTGAGGAGCAGGTCGCCGGACCACCGCACCCGCCGTGGTCGGAGACCAGCGTGCCGACAATGCTGGCGATGCAGGCCGCACTAGGCTTTGCACTCCTGCTTGCTTGGCAGCTCG
The sequence above is drawn from the Methylobacterium mesophilicum SR1.6/6 genome and encodes:
- a CDS encoding ABC transporter ATP-binding protein → MIELRGIRKLFGRGGREVCAVDGVDLTIAAHSIVALIGPSGCGKSTLLNMTAGLYKPSGGQIHYDGHLVTDVNTDVGYMTQKDNLLPWRHVLDNVALPLELAGHPRDERYAAAGRLLKQVGLDGFETKFPSELSGGMRKRVALARMLLYEPRTLLLDEPFAALDAQLRIAMHDLLLRLWGERRQTIVLVTHDLMEAITLADRVVVFTRRPARVALCQDIPLSRPRDVQEIRFTPEFHDIYSALWERLREEYDEGRL